The proteins below come from a single Sorghum bicolor cultivar BTx623 chromosome 4, Sorghum_bicolor_NCBIv3, whole genome shotgun sequence genomic window:
- the LOC8064255 gene encoding leucine-rich repeat extensin-like protein 5: protein MRGPKLFLLPRRPSHSPNETRAQGIKARPTDRPQLTPTSHHHQVQSRSHQRPAPMPASPSRPTPAPATPPSAVATPRRRRRLLQGKPNNSHHHHHSPSPSLMQAPPAASPFSLFPPRSPSPFHRFLPSPLRASAVPFSWEHRPGIPKTPARNRSSSSKGGSGIKALPLPPSLLARSCAGGSDPYASVVPAEYAAAMDRPPARQLGASGSGWRVRVRRTRGRRSPSRLGDALAEWLSMLSLYRSCKRAAACFAAKVKSPAA from the coding sequence ATGCGGGGTCCTAAACTATTCCTTCTCCCTCGACGCCCTTCCCATTCTCCCAACGAAACCCGCGCGCAGGGCATAAAAGCCCGACCAACCGACCGACCCCAGCTCACCCCAACCAGCCACCACCACCAGGTCCAGTCCAGGAGCCACCAGAGGCCGGCCCCGATGCCCGCCTCGCCGTCGCGCCCCACGCCGGCTCCGGCCACGCCGCCCTCCGCCGTAGCCACgcctcgccggcgccggcgcctccTCCAGGGGAAGCCCAATAactcccaccaccaccaccactcgccgtcgccgtccctGATGCAGGCGCCGCCGGCGGCGTCCCCGTTCTCCTTGTTCCCGCCGAGGTCGCCGTCGCCGTTCCACCGGTTCCTCCCGTCCCCGCTGCGCGCCTCCGCCGTGCCCTTCTCGTGGGAGCACCGCCCGGGCATCCCCAAGACGCCCGCCCGGAACCGCAGCTCCAGCTCCAAGGGCGGCAGCGGCATCAAGGCGCTCCCGCTCCCGCCGTCGCTCCTCGCCCGCTCCTGCGCCGGCGGCTCCGACCCCTACGCCTCCGTCGTCCCGGCCGAGTACGCCGCCGCCATGGACCGCCCGCCGGCGCGCCAGCTGGGCGCCTCCGGCTCCGGCTGGAGGGTGCGCGTGCGCCGGACCCGCGGGCGCCGGTCGCCCAGCAGGCTCGGCGACGCCCTCGCCGAGTGGCTGTCCATGCTCAGCCTCTACCGCTCCTGCAAGCGCGCCGCCGCCTGCTTCGCCGCAAAGGTCAAGTCGCCGGCGGCCTAA
- the LOC8063061 gene encoding uncharacterized protein LOC8063061, with product MGGVCSAGIAGDKSPAELSFRAMGFVVEQDFRTFSAAGKNKTAPVEEAVDPNQVSDQSFRLSDEGSPPSTGSKVRRSVSKEPHLTHAESRKAKGGKPRRSASGKAGPSKVSDIGIALGRKSTSGLGKAVEVLDNLGSSMSSLSPGGGFVAGPTTKGNKISILAFEVANTIVKGMSLMQSLSKESLNYLKEMVLLSEGVQRLVSSNMDDLMRIAAADKRQELSIFSREVIRFGNRCKDPQWHNLDRYFSKLGSEITPQPELKEMAKADMQQLMTLVRHTGDLYHELHALDRFEQDYRRKLEEEKRSVTFERGDTVQIIRQELKSQRKHVNNLKKKSLWSKSLDDVMEKLVDIVQFLHVEIRDTFGPCDGESNELQESRQTLGSAGLSLHYANIISQIDNIVSRSSVPPQSTRDALYQGLPPNVKSALRTRLLTSTESEEVPITKIRSSMEKTLQWIVPVANNTARAHHGFGWVGEWANTGNDLSRKQAGQPDALRMETLYHADKEKTDACILDLVVWLHILISYSRPPPNNRSPSRSPVRSPVHAGVSSPVSAAAAAAASSSSSRGAAAGLSREDREMLQDAYTRRRSAGTTGKSKSQELSTAARRGHRLALSRNDRLSKSGSHCPCPSSREREHGGGRVFPLATGRSPAASSSPVVVGFDIDRISGALDVMDRVDVQQQKQP from the exons ATGGGCGGCGTGTGTTCGGCGGGGATCGCCGGGGACAAATCGCCGGCGGAGCTCTCTTTCCGAGCGATGGGGTTCGTGGTGGAGCAGGATTTCAGGACCTTCTCAGCCGCCGGCAAGAACAAGACCGCGCCCGTCGAGGAGGCGGTGGATCCTAACCAGGTGAGCGATCAGTCGTTTCGTCTGTCTGATGAGGGCTCGCCGCCGTCCACGGGCAGTAAGGTTCGTCGCTCGGTGTCCAAGGAGCCGCATTTGACGCATGCTGAATCGAGGAAGGCCAAGGGTGGGAAGCCTAGGAGAAGCGCCTCCGGCAAGGCCGGTCCGAGCAAG GTTTCAGACATAGGCATAGCCCTTGGTAGAAAGAGTACCTCTGGACTTGGGAAAGCAGTAGAGGTTCTAGATAATCTGGGCAGCAGCATGTCAAGTTTGAGCCCTGGAGGTGGTTTTGTGGCAGGACCAACAACAAAGGGGAACAAAATATCAATCCTTGCATTCGAGGTTGCAAACACAATAGTTAAGGGCATGAGCCTCATGCAGTCTTTGTCCAAAGAAAGCCTGAACTATTTGAAGGAGATGGTCCTTCTATCAGAAGGTGTACAACGTTTAGTTTCAAGCAACATGGATGATCTGATGAGAATTGCTGCAGCCGACAAGAG GCAAGAGCTGAGTATATTTTCACGAGAAGTCATAAGATTTGGGAATCGTTGCAAAGATCCTCAGTGGCACAACCTAGATCGTTATTTCTCCAA GCTAGGGTCAGAAATTACACCCCAACCAGAATTAAAAGAAATGGCAAAAGCAGATATGCAGCAACTGATGACCCTTGTTCGACACACTGGT GATCTCTACCATGAATTACATGCATTGGATAGATTTGAGCAAGATTATCGCCGTAAATTGGAGGAAGAGAAAAGATCAGTTACATTTGAAAGGG GGGACACTGTTCAGATTATCAGACAAGAACTGAAGAGCCAGAGGAAGCATGTAAATAATTTGAAGAAAAAGTCTCTTTGGTCTAAGTCTCTTGATGAT GTCATGGAGAAGCTTGTAGATATTGTCCAGTTCTTACATGTCGAGATTCGAGATACTTTTGGGCCTTGTG ATGGAGAGTCGAACGAATTGCAAGAGAGCCGTCAAACGTTGGGGTCTGCTGGTCTCTCTCTTCACTATGCTAATATCATATCTCAGATTGACAATATT GTTTCCCGAAGCTCTGTTCCCCCTCAAAGTACAAGAGATGCGCTCTATCAAGGTCTGCCCCCAAATGTCAAGTCTGCTCTTCGAACAAGACTGCTAACTTCCACAGAATCTGAAGAG GTTCCGATCACTAAAATCAGGAGTTCGATGGAGAAAACTTTACAATGGATTGTCCCGGTTGCCAATAATACGGCCAG AGCACACCATGGATTCGGATGGGTTGGTGAGTGGGCGAACACAGG GAACGATCTTTCTCGGAAACAGGCTGGGCAACCTGACGCGCTGAGGATGGAGACCCTGTATCACGCAGACAAGGAGAAGACCGACGCGTGCATACTGGACCTGGTGGTGTGGCTCCACATCCTGATCAGCTACAGCAGGCCACCGCCTAACAAcaggtcaccgagccgatcccCTGTGCGTTCCCCGGTGCACGCCGGCGTTTCCTCGCCGgtgtcagcagcagcagcagcagcagcgtcgtcgtcctcgtccagGGGCGCTGCTGCTGGGCTTAGCAGAGAAGACCGCGAGATGCTGCAGGACGCCTACACCCGGCGGCGGTCCGCTGGGACGACTGGGAAGAGCAAGAGCCAGGAGCTGTCGACGGCGGCCCGCCGCGGCCACAGGCTGGCGCTGAGCAGGAACGACAGGCTGAGCAAGAGCGGCAGCCACTGCCCCTGTCCGTCGTCGCGGGAGCGGGAGCACGGCGGCGGCAGGGTGTTCCCCCTGGCGACGGGCAGGTCTCCCGCCGCCTCGTCGTCGCCCGTGGTTGTTGGGTTCGACATCGACCGGATCAGCGGGGCGCTGGACGTGATGGACAGAGTGGATGTGCAGCAGCAGAAGCAACCGTGA